DNA from Equus asinus isolate D_3611 breed Donkey chromosome 17, EquAss-T2T_v2, whole genome shotgun sequence:
GAGGGGGATCAAACTGCCCCTTTGACAGCCGGGCACAGCAGGATGGAAAGTATACAGCCTTCAGAGGCCACTCAACTAGACAGAAGAATGCGCTGGGATGCCATTAACTCCAGCATTGCTGTGACCTAACGGGCTGTTTCTCTGCAGGGCCTTGTGGGCAGGATGGTAAATGAGGCCCCTCAGATTCCTTCGAGGCAGAACAGAGCCATCCGGTGGCCTGCAGGAGCCCTGTATTGAATGCTCCCTGACTGGCACTGACAATTAAGCCACAGGGAGCCTGGCGTTCAGCCTCATTAGTGGACACTGGCTGATTTGATCAAAACAGCTATGGGCTATCGAGCCACCAGCTCATAAAGCCCCTGTGATCTTCCGACCCCGCGGGGCTCTCGGCTCTGAGGGGCTCTCTCTGTGTCCCCTGGAGGAATAACCCCACTTCAAATGGCCTCCTTTCTTTCCGCAGCTCTGGAAGGGGCCCTGCATCGCGTTTCCACCCAGCCTGATAACTCCTCTGATAGCGACTATGATCTGCACGGGGCTCAGAGGCTGTAAGAGGTGAGCCCCCGGGACCTGTGCACAGCCCTGGGGATGAGCACCAGCCGCTGGGTTGCTCCCCTCCTGCCACCCTGCCCATCCGTGAATAGGGATTGGGGTATCTTGACACATATAAAGGGAAAGAATAAGCATCAGCCATCTAGGGGATGGCAGGTGATTTGGCCGTCAGAACAGAGGAATCATCAACCTTAAAAGCATCTCTTAAACTCCATCCCAGAAGACCACCCCAAAGGGCCCCCAAGAGTTTCCTGATGGACTACACCCCTCCCTACAAGCTGCCCACAGAGACGAGAAGCCCCTCACCCAGAGGGACAGCGCTGTCTCTGACAttgagcccagggctgggggcccaTCCCCCACTTCCCTGAACCATCTCCAGGGTGTGTGGTTTCCTCCTCTGACACGTGTCCTTCTCACCCCGCAGATCCGGGAACCAGGGACGGAACATCAAGGCCAGATCTTTGATCCTGACAATACTCTGTGTCCGTTGCTTGGAAATGATGTCCTGATTCCTGCCCCAGCCAGAACGTGGACAGAGGCGAGATGCCCTTCAAATGTGTCCTCCTGCTCAGCATCACAGCCAGCTCTGCCGTCTCCCCGCGGGCGCCTGGCCCAGGTGAAGACGCCCAGCATAGCTCGGCAGCCTCTCCGAGGGTGGCAGCTGTGAAGGAGCAGAGCCCACAAACAAGGAGCCCTCCCAAGCTGAGAcctgtgggggccagcccccgccagcccctcccctgtctGTGGGAAGCAGCAGCCAAGTGGAATCGGCTCTCAATTCAGACTCTGACCCTAGTGAGGACAGACAAGGAAGCTGACCCctgggtttggggggtggggggtatttctctagtgtattttttatatgttctttgtaaataatgctttttctccttcctgagGGCTAGAGTGGCTGGCCTCCTCAATCCAGGGTCCACCTGCTGGATCCCTCTGGAGATGCTCACAGGAGGGGGTGCCTGCGGGAGCCACTCTGCAGCCCTGTGGTGAGAGGGCTGCACATCTGACACAGAGACAGCTTAGCACATCACAGCAGCTGCCAGCAAAGGGCCGTGTGGGTGCCCAGGATTCAGTTGGCTGCCTCACTCAGAGCCCCATCACCTCCCCTCCATCCTTTGACCCCCCCCACAGCCCCTCAATGAAAGATAGCTTCATACCAGAGAGCAGGGGCTGCTGGCTGTCAAGCCCAAGGGCACCGGTGCCACCCCAGGGCCCTGCACAATGAGCGTGTCTAGTGAATCCCAGCCCATTTGCGTTTTTGTTTCGCACAGCTGTTAAAGGTCAAAACTAAAGGAGTTGCAGCCAGTTACGGTTAACCTTCTAACTCAAGAGTCAGAGAATGCGGCCGAACATTCTTTTGGGTTAAATAATTGCCTCAATGGAAatagtcttttctcctcctcGGAGAGCTAGACACATGCTAGTCCTGGGCGCCTGGGTTTCCTAACGACGAGCAAGAGGAGAGCATCTACCTAGGAACTCAGGGGGCTGGTGGTAGAAGAGGCTGTGCCGGGCCCCACCGAGCCCGTAGGCATCAGACAGGTCTGGAAGGAGATGAAGAAGCAGGGTAACATGTCTTGGTGGGGAGCCTCTCTCCACACGATTTGTCACTGTATCTGCTGGGAGCGACAGAGCTCAATGGTCCAAGCCACAGAAGCCAACTCTGGAAGAGCAAAAGGAAGTTACTAGAAGGATATAGCAGGCGAGAGGGTGGCTCTAGCACGTCAGAAGAGTCTGGTCGGCACTCTGCCCCAGCCAACACCCTCCAGTCgggcctctgccctccccttGTTCAGGATCAGAGTCCCGAGGGAGCCCTGACCCCCCTGggaatccagaaaagggacaccCGGTCACCCACCTATgtgtggcagggggaggggctccTCAAAGGAACTGAGCGGCTGGCCTCAGGGAGGAGCCACAGATGTGAGGCACCAAGCTCTCCCACCAGCACCTTTCTTGATCAAAGCTATTTAATCTCTAGCTGAGCCACCGTAGTGTGGCCTCAAAGCCACCATGGCCTCCTTTAACAACAAACGTCCCCCCAAAATGAGCTGCCTTGAGGCAAAAAGTCTCTTtagaaaactgttttccaagtggtGGCAGGCTTGGGTGATGCGTTTCTGGAAAGTTCCGTGTGGTTAACCAACTGAATAGGAAGCATCTCAGCCTTGGAGGTGCCTTTGTGAAGTTCCAGCCTTGGCGGGTAGACACAGCCCACGGGCTGTGGGGTCAGCGCTGTTCCTCCTAAAGCAACTCCCGCAGCCTCTCCCTCAGCTGCAGAGGGTGCCCCTGGGCCACCTCCGAGTCCACATTCCTGCCAGAGCCGAGCAGGGCCACCCTTCAACCAGAGAGGGCTAGACTCACCTGTGTATCCCCCACACCCCAGTTCACTCCCCTAAATCATGTTACCCACCTGACCCTCCACCTTTGGAGGCATTTGAGTGTGCAACCTGATTCTAGCACATTCTTCTCATGTCAAGGAAACTGAGGACACAAAAGGAAAGCTCACTTTGACTACCGAGCGCCAAGTCTAGCTTCGAGGTGGTCACGCTTCTCGAATCTGAGAGTGCCGAGTGGAACTAACCTGGCAGCTGAAAGGACATTTCAAATGGCCTCGCCCACGAACACAGCTGAGTGTCCTCACCGAGCTAGGAATCTCTTTGAGGCTCTAAATGTGATACTTGGGGGTCTGTCCCAGTCTGTGCAGCCAGCTCTGCAGCCAGAGGCCCACTGTGGTCTGGCAAAGGGCACCCAGTGATTTCATGTGGCAGATGCTGGATGAggaggggggctggggggtgcCTATGAGCCCGAATGTGTTAGATCTAAGGAGTGGAGggcctggggagaagggagagcagGGAGCAGGGGCACTATGCACTGAGGGACCAGCTGAGGCAGCTCTGGACCAAGCCCTTTCTTAGCAAGTGATGCCTCGTCTCTTCAGCCCTTCGGTGCACCCCGCCACCACTCTGGGACCAACCCAAAGCAGGTGACTTGATTGCTCCTGctctgcccccccacccccaccccccacggTGAGAATTTTAGCTTCTTCCTCTAAAACCAAGTCGTCTTCTAGCTCCCCCTGGTGGCCTGAGTCCTCAGCCCCGCACACTTGCAAAGCAGGGCTAGAATTCAGGAGGGGGCAAAGGGCAGTAAGCGTTTGATGGGAGCCCAGGGGACTGTCAGCCGTGGGCTTAGATTTCCCAAGCTTTTCTCGGGACTGTGACCCCGCGAAGCCTGACCACTTCTGGTGCCACAAAGGCATCCCCGAGGGGCCCCTGCAGCCAGGTCTGACAGAGCCGGGGGCGAGCCCCACCCCTCCAGGCTGTGCGACCTGGTCACTGGACCAACCACCCTGCAGTCTCCTCCACTTGTTTAAACTTGGGGATCAAACGTTGTTGAGAGGACCCCACGAGATAATGTATATCAAAGGTTAACAGGGGGTGTGGCCCTGTTGACTATCCAATACTGGAGATTCTCTGCATCGTCCACAGGCAGCCTGCCCTTGTCACGttgcagagaaggaaaagcagaagggCCGACTTGAGGGTCCCCGGGTTCTGCTGAAAGCAGAAGACGCCCTCCGAGGCCTCCTGAAAACCAGTTGAGCTCAGGGGGAGCTGGAGGGGGCGGCAGGCTGGGCAAAGGCAGATCAATGGCTCCACAGCCAGGTGGGTGGCCCGCTGCCCCTCCATCCCAGTTTACAAATTGGGTGGACTCCAGCTGGGGTCCTGATGGGCAGACAGCAGGCGGTCCTGTCAGCCCAGCAGGTGGCAGGAATGTGCACCCCTCccaagccaggctgaggcccGCGCGCGCCCCCTAGTGGCCTTGTGGCCTAGGGACCCCATGGCCTTGTATGACTCGAGCGCTCCACCCAGGACAAGGCGATCCTGGCGTGCACACGATGGAAAACCAGTGCAGCTGAGGAAGGGGAAATTCTGGAAGAGCCAGGCCCCAGGGGAAGCAGCTCAAGAGATGACACCCAGATAGATGAGGCTTTGTGGACACGAATCCAAGAGGCCTTTCGTTAGAGCGGATCCTAAAGGCTGTGCAGGAAACCAACGCCCCCCAAGCAGCCGCATCTTCACGTCTCAAACCCACCGGAGGCACAACACGACTTGTAACTCATCAAAGTTTATTATGGCAATTAATTATACAAACAGACGGGCGATCCTTCATCCAGTTCAAAAGCGCTCGAGCCAGTAGAGTCCATTAGTGATTTCTCTTTATAAATAACTTACGAGAAGCAACAAAATTGGCAAGGAACCGACAGCGCTAATGGAGCATCTTGTCACGCGCACACACACCCACTGATGGCACACGGGCCGGGGAGGGGGCAGGCACCAGAAGGTCGAGTTTCCTCGTTGGCCCCCAACACCCCAGGCCCACCTGGTGCTGGGTACTCAAATAGTGGACATTTCAAGGCACATATGACTTCTAACCAATAGCAGCTCCAGGGTCTGCCCTTGAGACCTGGTTCACGCCTGGAACCACCAAGTTAATGCTTCGCTCATCACACCCCCTTTGGTCTATTGTCATTTTTATAAGTGAACACGCTTAACCCCCCAACGTGCTGGGGGCTACACGTGTCATGGAGTCACAATCCCTGCCCTTTACATTCTGAAGACAAGagagatgcaaagaaatggaCTCCAACAGAGTGATGGTGTTCTGGAAAGCACCACTGGGAGGTCACTGTTAGGGCATCTTTAGATGTCTGTCTTAGGAGAGAcactgggggcagggagagtTACATCAAGGGAGCCAGAGGAAGGGGATGAGGGAGGGGACTGCTGTGAATGAGACACAAGGCACTAAAGGAGTGGACGGAGGGGGCTGGCCTCAAAGAAGTCAACCGGAAGCGGAGGGCCCCAGAGAAGAGAGGGTGGCAGGGAGGTGACTGCCCTCCGCTCCTAAATGAGCCCCAGTGTGGCCACAATCTCCTGGGCCAGAGttgctccctcctctccagccagaGGGTCCTCAGTGGCCCCCCGGATTCTCCAACTGGCGCCAGCCAGGTGTGGGGCCCACCTTCTCAGTCCCCGCCTTCTCCCTGTGCTGGCTCTGCTGCTCTCGTTCAAACCAGCACACAGGACAAGTTTATCCGACAGCAGCCTATGAGAGTTCAATTATGGCTTTACATGACTTCGAAGTCATTAAGTGTTTTTCCTAACTCTGCTTTCTCCCTTTGATCCAACCCCAGCCATGGCGTGCGGGGCAGGCCACCCCTGAATGGACCAGATAGACACGAAGGGCTGCATTCCTTGGCATGGGCACCATGCGGAATCTGCCAAatcctggggagagagaggggtgaACAGGATCCGGAGACCCGGCCACCGCACCGCAGAGACAATGCTACATTTGGCTCAGATGCCCGTGAGCGCAGGCACGAGATGTCCACAAACACACATACTGGCTCGCTCACACCCACAGGAGGTCCCGGACGCCGCGCCTGGCCAGCACTGGAAAGGCAAAAGCCAGTCACTGAAAGGAGGCATTCCCTTCCCGGGGGAGGCCAGTATGGGCCGTGACATCTGGTGCAGCCGAGCCAGTCACACTGCCCGGGGCCTTTCTGGGCCTGCGTGCTCCCAGCCAGGTCCTCCCAAGGCCCCCGTATGCCGACACAAGTCCACAGCGAGGGCCAACTCCACTTCCAATTTAACCTCGAATCTCAGCGGTGGGCGAGCCAAACCTTGTGGTACAGGTGGAAGTGTGGAGGGGCCCAGGGCCAGTACCTGCCTAGTACCCAGGCCAGGCAGGACCCTGAGGTGGGGGAAACCCATAGGGAGGGGCGGGCCCGGGGGGATAGGGTGGCTGAGAGGGGCCTGAGGGCCGGGGCTGGCCTGGGAAGCTCGGGAGTGGGGGCTGCGTTGGGTAAGGAGGTCTCCCTCCTGTTGAGAGGTAGGGGGTCTGTTGAGGATAACCAGGACTGGGGACCTGGCTCCCCGCCACCGGGTACCCGGGGCCAGCGGCACCAGAGGGGCCCACGGGATACCCTGGCCGGGGCGGCGTGCTCCTCTGTGGGGACCAGGAGTAGCCGGCAGCAGCCCTGGGTCCTGGCTGGGCTGATGGGTATGGGGGCAcactgaaggagaaggagggctGTGACACCACAGGGAAGGGGGCCGGTGGGAGCGCACCTTGGGCGGTGGGGCCCCCGGGCAGGCCAGGAGACGGGCTGTAGGGCAAAGGGTAGGGAGGCACGGCAGATGGCTGCAGTGGCGGTGGCAGGTGCTCTTCGGCCAGAGGGGGTGTCGCCTGGGGGACGGGGCGAGGtgggggcggcgggcggggaggaggggcgtCCCCAGAGGGCTCCTGGGAAGCTCTGGGCTTCCTCAACACTTCCTGGAGCTTCTCCACGCGAACCCGGCGCAGATGAGACAGCATCCTCATGGATGAAAAGTTCTCCAGGAACGTTTCCAGGGGCACCTCGCCCTCCAGGAACTTCTCAGCCATGGCCTGGAAGACATAAGGTCTGGTGACACCAGGGGCCTGCTAGGATCAAGCCCACCCATGTCCCCTGGATCAAAGATCAGCTGCGCCCTCCCCCATCCTCTCGCCTCAGGTGCTCCCTGCCTTCTCTGGCCCCCATTTGGGAACTTCTCTTTGCAGCCTGTATTACTGCTGACATATACAGGCTCGTTTATTTATTCTGTCTCCCTCACCAGAACGTCAGCTCCTGCAGGGCAGGCACTGTCTGTCATGGTCACTGCTGTCCCCCACCCCTGGCATCGGGCCAGGCCCACCGGGGCTACTGCACGCACGTGCTGAATAACCGGAGGAGCGCaggccagcccagggctgggaggaccTGCACGTTTCTTCCACCCAGAGCACAGAGAAGTAGAGAGGGCCAGTCTGTCCAGAGACCGAGGAGATGCCCAGAGGGAAGCAGGAAAGAGCCCAGGCAGTCCCAGGAgcggagggggctgggggctggcttCAGGCCTCGAGGGCTGCCACACTGCCCTGCACCCAGGTCTGCCAGCTGCCTGTAGCCATGCCCTCAGCTGTTGATTTCTGCTTTAGCTGGTAAGACCGGCTTCCGGTCATCTGCTTCCCAAAGGGCCTCCCATGGGACTAAAAGCGTCATTCATCTCTGCCATTTCCCAAAGTGCCCTTGTCTCACACTTCGTGACACACAGTGCTCACGACAGGCTCCTGCTCCAGCGGCTGACACTACTCCAAGAAGAGGGCATGTCAACGGCCGTCTCACCTCCGACTCTTCTTCAATCTTCATGCCCTCGATCTGCAGAAGGTCCAACAAGGTCGCCGGCTGCAGTGCTGACGAAAATTTCTCTGGAAGGGAGGCCAGAAAGGGGGACATTTCACAAGTGCCTCTCAACTCAGGGCTGGGGGCCGAGGTCTCACCCAAGGCTCTTGGGGGGTTCCTCTGTGCACTGAGGCCCTGGGGGCTGCTGCAGAGCCCCCTTTGGCCCAGTTCCCTCAGGTCACCTTCCTGAGCAGACaggagcccagcccaggcctTGGCTAACCCGTCTGCCCGACAGCGGCCTGGGAGGCTGAAGAGGACTCAGGCTTCGGAGCCCACAGACCAACCCCGACCCTGTTCTGCCTCACGGGGAAAGTTACTTCCCTAGTCAGAGCATCAAGTTCTCACCGTCAAGACCAGGACAGCCCTCCCACCTCCACAGACGGCCGGTCCTGGACACAGAGGGCCCAGAGTAGCTCTGTCAAGAGCAGAAGCCGAGCTGGCCGAGGTGACACGAGGCTCttggattcagatcccagctccACCTCCATCTAGCTGTGTAACCCAGGCCAAGTTCttgaatctctctgagcctcacttttctcatccaTGAAATGAGATGAGCAACAGTGCCAACCCTTATCTGTCTGTTGTGAAAAAATGTACAtagagcacttagcacagggctGGGTACAAGGTGACCCT
Protein-coding regions in this window:
- the VPS37C gene encoding vacuolar protein sorting-associated protein 37C isoform X1 — its product is METLKDKTLEELEEMQNDPEAIDRLAQESPEVQDLQLEREMALATNRSLAEQNLEFQGPLEISRSNLSDKYQELRKLVERCQEQKAKLEKFSSALQPATLLDLLQIEGMKIEEESEAMAEKFLEGEVPLETFLENFSSMRMLSHLRRVRVEKLQEVLRKPRASQEPSGDAPPPRPPPPPRPVPQATPPLAEEHLPPPLQPSAVPPYPLPYSPSPGLPGGPTAQGALPPAPFPVVSQPSFSFSVPPYPSAQPGPRAAAGYSWSPQRSTPPRPGYPVGPSGAAGPGYPVAGSQVPSPGYPQQTPYLSTGGRPPYPTQPPLPSFPGQPRPSGPSQPPYPPGPAPPYGFPPPQGPAWPGY
- the VPS37C gene encoding vacuolar protein sorting-associated protein 37C isoform X2, which encodes MALATNRSLAEQNLEFQGPLEISRSNLSDKYQELRKLVERCQEQKAKLEKFSSALQPATLLDLLQIEGMKIEEESEAMAEKFLEGEVPLETFLENFSSMRMLSHLRRVRVEKLQEVLRKPRASQEPSGDAPPPRPPPPPRPVPQATPPLAEEHLPPPLQPSAVPPYPLPYSPSPGLPGGPTAQGALPPAPFPVVSQPSFSFSVPPYPSAQPGPRAAAGYSWSPQRSTPPRPGYPVGPSGAAGPGYPVAGSQVPSPGYPQQTPYLSTGGRPPYPTQPPLPSFPGQPRPSGPSQPPYPPGPAPPYGFPPPQGPAWPGY